AATGccccgacaatccatcaagcggtgtggcttcgtagcttaccaaagtcgtactaaaactctttttttttttttaagttttgagcacataaaattggttcaaggtcagtaagtgcaaccagaattcatacataaggcgcactgttgatttttgaaaaaattgaaggattttaagtgtggcttatagtccgaaaaatacggtacttttttttggtccattttttttacttgcactttacttttattgttatatttttatgaagTTTGCTATCTATATTCTATGTATCATATGGCAATAAAAGTAGTTTTGAGACGATCTGTTTTGAATCTACTTTTTATGTGCTGAATTTTATAATAAGTTGGAATCGGAATCTTTTGGCCTTATTAGACAGATATGCTCAAGACTGACAGGAAAGTGgagggaaaaagagagagggggagacaTGTGGCAAAGGGCCACAGGTCGGACGCGAACCTGACCGCTCTCAGCATATGGCACATGGTCACTTGGTCATCCAACTGAGCTAAATCGGCATCCAGTGAGTAAGAATTTTGACCTAAATGTTAATGGTAATATAACCCTTGTGATGGCTTATGAGTTTCAACCCAATTTCTGGTAACATCAACTTTAAACATTGGTCAATTTAAGGATAATTAACCCAGCGCACTGGGTCAAACCAACAACCCAACCCTGTTAAGTTGAAACAACCCAGGGTTGCCTCGGTCCAAATTTGACCCAGCACTGGGCTACAAATTGGGTTGTTTTTAACCCAGCAGTTTTTAGTGTATATGTTTTATGCTCACTACCAACTTCTTGGTTTTACATATATGATTGCAACCTGCTGGTAATGCAACTTCTGCACGCATGTCTATACATGTTTTCCCGTGATGCTGGGTTGAAGAACAAGGACATTTTCAGTTGTACTATAGTTTTATTTCTGATGTTCACACGATTTTAACACAAACCACAGCAACCGAAAGAGGATTGAGAGACTTATTGAGAGCTATACTTTTGTGACTCATGTTTGAGAGCAAAGACCAGCAGTGTGGTTTCACATAAGTTCTAGTTCCACCAGGTGACACTCCTGTGGGGAGTGTCTGTGTCAGTGCAGCATTGACATGAATACAGATGTTGCCTCAAATGTCTTATGAGATAAACGGAGAAAATCTTAGACATTTGTCAGACATTTTTTCATgggtctttttttcttcttttttacaggtACGGTTGTTATAGAGATTACTTCAGAGGTTTATTTCAGCCAGTCCCTTTTACCCAACAAGCCAGTTCCTGTGGTGTTTGCATAAAAGAtcactctttttttcctgtttcattataGAATGAAAGCTTGCCACGAGAGTTTGGGTTATCTCTGTAAATTTATCCTTTATTACTGGAAGTTTGTTAAATTTGGAATTTCATATTTTACACAATTTGTTCCTAAGTGTGTGTAACAAAGctttattgcaaacattttggTTTGCAGAAAGAAACTGCAAAAGCTAcatgtgttctttttttcatagCGCCCAAATAAGATTGATCATTTGAGCATGAGATGTTTGGGtgttttttatgttaatgtCTAGAATTTTCCAAAAAGGTGGAGAGTTTCAAGACAGAACCTTGATATTATAAAAGTAACGTAAAAGATTTTATGTagctattttatgtttttttgtttttacctgtTTTAATAACCAATGCCTCTAGgtattagttatttttatttttaacaccatttagtttttgtgggttttttaaaaGGTCTTATAAATAGACATTTTCCTCTTGGAAGTTACATAAATTCGAATTTAATTCAAAACCAGTTTATTTACTAAAACAATGGAAATATAAAGCATTTTTACTAAGGTCTAATTCTGAATGCAGGAtcttgcactttttaaaaaaaaaattaatcttttaCACCTGCGGTCTGATCAAAAGCACCACATCACCATCTGCTAGCAATCATgggtatttttttcttctttaaaaaaaaaatggcagttGCGTGTAGTTTATCTCAAATGCTATACTGTATATTCTGAGTTAATTAAATAGATTTTAGGTTTACTTGCACCAGTTGTATTTATCTTGACTACACTTTATTATTGATACTGGAAGTTCTGATCTTTCCAATTCTGATGATTAGTTAAAAATTAACTTTGCTTTACCTTTCAGACAGTTGAGCTCCGTCGATCCATTTCCATTtgccttcttcttctctgtcagTCACACCAATCCAAATGTGGGTATCTTCCTCAATGAAGTCAGAGAGGAGCATCTGTTTAATAAAGAAGGGGAGCAAAAACGTATGTGTTTAAATTTTAATCATATGACACCCCCAAAGCTGTCTGTAATTTTCTTCAAAATTGTAGAAGTAATATATAAAAAcggttttttaatgaatttcttGATGAGATACCTCGTGTGATTCCATTCAAATATAATAGAATAAACATagtaaacacagcaaaacattaTACTACAGAAACACCATTCTAACATGCTACATTTTGGCTTAAGAACAGGCACCCACGTACAGAAACTCCAGACATTAAACTATTTGGTAATAAATGTGAGATGAAAGATCTAGATGAAACATTAAGATTCCAGCACAGCACCTGTTCATTAACACTGTTTATTATGGCAAGATCAGCCTCTCTGTTTGTGCAGTCCTGTCTGCCCTTTTCCCAGGAACCAGTCCCATAAGAGAAaaaataacaggtatgattggACATCATCCATCCTGGAGGGCATGTTCTCTCTGGAAGAAACAAGGAGCTTTTAAGTGAAAACAAATCACCTTGTAGAATATAAGATGCATGTGGACATTACATTTAAGATTAACTGTAAGTTATACATCCTTCCTTTTAAAGTGTCCTCTGTGATTGACAAGCCCTACCTGCTTGCAACTAGACCATGACAGAGGAGAAATggaaaaaacccaaagaaaggggaaaaaaagcatctgCCCATAAAGTATTATGTCTCAAtacccccccgccccccccgaaaaacaacaacaaacaaacaaacaaacaaacaaacaaacaaaataaacccCTATGGATTCTAAAGATATTTTGCATGGCAATAATGTAGCAATGCCAAAACAGTATTTAATTGGGCCGCTAACACCTACTTAGCTTAAGTGTTAACTTACTTTACCTCTTTCAGTGAGACTGGCGTTCAGCATGTCTTCTTTGTTGATCAGGGAAGAAACATTTTGACTAGCAGCTGAACACTGTGTGGAGTAAAAATCTGAAATATTTCAGAGACAATTGTTGTATTTAGTTCAGGGTCTCAAAAGCAGATAAGTTTAACACCAAATAATAATagaataattaattaataaataatttgtaGAATATATACATCACAAAATACATCCTTCATTTAGTCAGTTTAGGATGTTAAAAGGCTTTTTCAGTGATGCCAACAGACCTGCAGTCATTTTTGATGACTACAGAAGCAATACATTTGTCTATATGAGTGTTTGAAGAATCAGTCTTTGTTATGTTATAGTCAAAATGGTCATAAAAAGATAGCACTAATTCCTTTTGTATTCTTTTTATaagaaatattatatataaaccAATCATGTCATTTGTGATTTTTAACCTCTGACTATATGTATTCTACATGTGTTTTAAAAATTTGATCAAACTATTAAtcattttcattaaaatctATTCAATATCTGAATTAGAATAGTTTATAGACAAAAATGATGCTCTTAAATGCATCGGACTCACAAAGGGTGCTGACAATGATGAGCCCTGCCAGCAAGAAAAAACTCAGTAGGCCCAGGCAGAGAATTAAACCTGCAGGAAATCTCTGTGAGCTCCTTGGACCTAAGCAGAGAAAAAtatgacaaacaaacaaacaaacaaacacacacacacacccaaacaaACCAATTATAATAACTGAGAACAAATGAGATGTATTTacactaaaaatatttttacctCTCTCATTTAAAGCAGATCTTGACTGAATAGTTTTGACAGGCTTAAGATTGATATAGATTTCCTCCATTGTTCATGAACGGTGGCGCAGAGTGTGCTATTTAGACCACGGGTTCAATTTCTCACTGCTAAAGTGTGACATGAAAGGAAGTTGCATGTTGCTGAAGTGCTAAGGtccttcagctgctttttctAAAGGAATGTTATCAGACACACTATGTTAAAATGACATAACAGAAGCCATTTATATATCCACTGATGCTGTGCCTACAAGTGCATCTAagtacagtgatgtgaaaaagtatttgtcctcttcctgatttcctattcctgtgtttcagatcatcaaacattattaaggggaaaaaatccaaacctaaATAGACCTGTGTGAAAAGTGATTATTGGTCAGCCAGGCAACCAAAAATTACCCCAAGATTGCAGCAATGACTCATCCAAGAAGTTACAAAAGACTGCAAActtcacttgcctcagttaaggtcagtgttcatgaATTCAATATaggaaagagactgggcaaaaatggccttCATGGCAGAGTTTCAAGATGAAAACAACTGCtgagcaaaaagaaacataaaggCTCATCTCAGTTTCCCCAGAAAACATGTTGATGACCTGCAAAACCTTTGGGAAGATACTctgtggactgacgagacaaaagcTGTAGTTTGCATTTATTACATCTGTTGTGAAAGTAACACGGGATTTCAGAAAAATAACATCATactaacagtaaaatatggttgTGGAAGTGTGATgttctggggctgttttgctgcctcagGACCTGGAGGAGAATTTCCGGCCATTTGTTTGTGACCTCAAGCTGAAGTGGACTTGGGCTCTACAGcaagacaatgatccaaaacacaccagcagatCCACCTCTGACTGGcttgaggaaaaacaaaatgaaaactttgcagaggcctagtcaaagtcctgacctgaGTCTGATTAAGATGCTGAGCTTAAAAatgaaaaccctccaatgtggctgaattacaacaattctgcaaagatgagagAGACAAAATTCCCCCACAGTGCTGTGAACGATTTATTGCCAGTTATCCAAACccttgattgcagttgttgctaCAAGGGTAGCATGTGAGTCAATATGAGTAACAAACAAcgataaaatactttttttactATATTCAGATTCAGTTTCTAAGAGCAATATTGCCAAAGCATGAAAATACAATATGGTGAAGTATCACAAAATTGTATTGAATATATAAACTATATAGAAAAAATATACTTGAtaacatttcagttgtgctgAACAATACGCAATCACCGGCCAATTTGTTAGGTACATGTTCAATTTCTAATTAATGTAAATATCTAAAATGCCTTTCAGGTATACAGACATGGCCAAAATAACCTACTGAACCAAGTACCAGAAAGGGGAAGAAAACTTTAGGTGACTTGTGAAGTGTGCCAggcaggctggtctgagtatttcagaaacagctgagctactgggattttcccacacagcctGAACTGAATAAGTAACCCAGTGCCAACCTGTGATGATGATGGGGAACAGATTGTGTGTTTGCTCTTAGAACTGTGTCTTCAATCCACATATTTGACATACAAGGCTCagtactacaggcagaaacatgggtgtgccatgggttccCCGGTGTCACCCACTGTGGCCAACTTGTACATGAAAGAAGTGACAAAAAAGGCTCTGTTGCAGAGACAGGACTACCtcaaaatgcagctttattGTTGGATTACAaggtacatgaaaaaaaactggAAGAAACTAGGACTTCAGCTGACAGGCAGAACACACGGCTAGGGAATGAGGGAGATCATCACAAGGAACACAGGAGCGAtgcagacataaatacacacataagGGCAAATAAGGGAACAAAcaacaggtgggaacacagctgaataTAATTTAACTAATAAAACAGGGGGCAAAACTGAACATGCTGCACACAAGActggagactgtcaaagtaaaacaggaaatatgatgAACAAACACTGAGATGTTGACTAGGACACACAATTTGACATGGGAAGACAATAACACACACGACAGACAGATCCATAAGACAGAGAGCAAGAGCGGGGAACCGAGGGACAGACAG
This DNA window, taken from Oreochromis niloticus isolate F11D_XX linkage group LG16, O_niloticus_UMD_NMBU, whole genome shotgun sequence, encodes the following:
- the LOC109197693 gene encoding C-type lectin domain family 4 member A-like, which codes for MEEIYINLKPVKTIQSRSALNERGPRSSQRFPAGLILCLGLLSFFLLAGLIIVSTLYFYSTQCSAASQNVSSLINKEDMLNASLTERERTCPPGWMMSNHTCYFFSYGTGSWEKGRQDCTNREADLAIINSVNEQMLLSDFIEEDTHIWIGVTDREEEGKWKWIDGAQLSER